In a genomic window of Sutcliffiella sp. FSL R7-0096:
- a CDS encoding O-methyltransferase, which translates to MEANENKVITYLDSLVPTRNDLVTKMEKLAQSDNVPIMDLVGMETLLQLLRLSQPKRILEIGAAIGYSAIRMAQAIPGVTIVTIERDEQRYLQAKQHIAEAGLSNRIELIFGDALEVQAQVAQQGPFDLIFVDAAKGQYERFFTMYEPLLNDMGVIITDNVLFRGLVAENQETIEPKRIRNLVKKIDRYNRWLMEHPDYITTILPVGDGIAISKKRGERI; encoded by the coding sequence TTGGAAGCCAATGAAAATAAAGTAATTACTTATCTTGATTCCCTTGTCCCCACCAGAAACGATTTAGTTACAAAGATGGAAAAGCTTGCACAATCAGATAATGTTCCGATTATGGACCTTGTTGGTATGGAGACACTGCTTCAGCTGTTAAGACTGTCGCAACCAAAGCGAATCCTTGAAATCGGTGCTGCAATTGGATACTCAGCGATTCGTATGGCACAAGCAATACCGGGTGTGACTATCGTAACAATCGAACGTGATGAACAGAGGTACCTACAAGCGAAGCAGCATATCGCCGAGGCTGGGCTTTCCAACCGTATTGAGTTGATTTTTGGGGATGCCCTAGAGGTTCAGGCACAAGTAGCACAGCAAGGACCCTTTGATCTTATTTTTGTGGATGCAGCAAAGGGTCAGTATGAGCGCTTTTTTACGATGTATGAGCCTCTATTGAATGACATGGGTGTCATCATTACTGATAATGTACTGTTCCGTGGACTGGTTGCAGAGAACCAGGAAACCATTGAACCGAAAAGAATAAGAAATCTCGTTAAAAAAATTGACCGCTATAACAGATGGCTGATGGAACATCCAGATTATATAACTACCATCCTGCCTGTGGGAGATGGAATTGCCATCAGTAAAAAAAGAGGTGAAAGAATATGA
- the mltG gene encoding endolytic transglycosylase MltG encodes MSEKNSKDSIQEKLKEKHFEAKIVRRIVFTVFVILMLALTGIIGGGYFYIKNALKPVNEDSTETVMVDIPIGSSPTAIGNILEENGIIHNGKAFRYYVKFKNESGFQAGEYDLSPSMNLDEIIGFLKEGKVQQDVLFTITIPEGRQLEQIAVILENRIGLKEEDFLKTVNDKKFIESMMEKYPNVVTDEVLNEDIKYALEGYLFPATYPFYVESPTAEEVIDVMLQKTSEILADDEVRIGMANRDLTPHQLLTLASLIEAEATVQTDREIISSVFYNRMDVGMPLQTDPTVLYALGEHKERTLYEHLEVDSPYNTYKHQGLPPGPIANAGISSLQAAMHPAETEYYYFLATPDGEVLFNETLEEHNNDKNQHITNQDNS; translated from the coding sequence TTGTCAGAGAAAAATAGTAAAGACAGTATCCAAGAAAAGTTGAAAGAGAAGCATTTTGAAGCGAAGATTGTTCGCCGCATCGTATTTACCGTATTCGTCATTCTTATGCTTGCCTTGACCGGAATTATCGGTGGCGGTTATTTCTATATAAAAAATGCATTAAAACCAGTGAACGAGGATTCAACAGAAACCGTAATGGTGGATATTCCGATTGGATCATCTCCAACCGCGATAGGTAATATCCTTGAAGAAAATGGCATCATACATAATGGAAAAGCTTTCCGCTATTATGTAAAGTTCAAAAATGAATCCGGTTTTCAGGCAGGGGAGTATGATTTAAGTCCTTCCATGAACCTTGATGAAATAATCGGCTTCTTAAAAGAAGGGAAGGTACAGCAGGATGTTCTGTTCACGATTACCATCCCCGAAGGAAGACAGTTGGAACAGATTGCTGTTATTCTTGAGAACAGAATAGGACTTAAAGAAGAAGACTTCCTTAAAACCGTTAATGACAAAAAGTTCATAGAAAGCATGATGGAAAAGTATCCAAATGTTGTGACTGATGAAGTACTGAATGAGGATATAAAATATGCTTTAGAAGGATATCTATTCCCTGCAACGTATCCGTTCTATGTGGAGAGTCCGACTGCCGAAGAGGTCATTGACGTCATGCTCCAGAAAACGAGTGAAATACTAGCAGATGACGAAGTTCGAATCGGCATGGCGAACAGAGATTTGACACCGCATCAATTACTGACATTGGCAAGTCTCATAGAGGCAGAGGCTACCGTGCAAACCGATCGTGAAATCATCTCGAGTGTCTTTTACAACCGAATGGATGTGGGCATGCCTCTTCAAACCGATCCGACAGTATTGTATGCTTTAGGAGAACACAAAGAGAGAACATTATATGAACATCTTGAAGTGGATTCTCCGTATAACACCTATAAACATCAAGGTCTGCCTCCTGGTCCGATCGCCAATGCTGGTATATCTTCGTTGCAGGCGGCAATGCACCCTGCCGAGACAGAGTATTATTACTTCCTTGCGACTCCTGATGGAGAAGTGTTATTCAACGAAACACTTGAAGAGCATAATAACGATAAGAACCAACATATTACCAACCAAGATAACAGTTAG